From one Lycorma delicatula isolate Av1 chromosome 2, ASM4794821v1, whole genome shotgun sequence genomic stretch:
- the RabX6 gene encoding RAS oncogene family member RabX6, with the protein MASVKIPEQKVILCGEFGVGKSSLFRRYAFNSFVTTNDRQSTLGLDHFNKEYNVGGKDIRLQLWDTGGMERVASITSSYYKFAEAAILVFALDNAASFHILSQHLLDIVTYAENAKIFLCGNKSDLEGQTPQVTEADMETFCEQCHNLISATYKTSCKTGEGVDEMFADIAQHLVLSNRSRMELQTVDKDSFKISPPDDFTEPSCLC; encoded by the exons ATGGCGTCGGTAAAAATACCAGAACAAAAAGTTATTCTATGTGGTGAATTTGGTGTTGGTAAAAGTTCGCTTTTCAGGAGATATGCTTTTAATTCTTTTGTGACAACTAATGACAGGCAATCAACTCTTGGACTTGATCACTTCAATAAAGAGTATAATGTAGGCGGAAAAGATATTAga TTACAGTTATGGGACACTGGTGGTATGGAGAGGGTTGCATCAATTACGTCAAGTTATTATAAATTTGCTGAAGCAGCAATATTAGTATTTGCCCTGGATAATGCTGCTTCATTTCATATATTATCACAACATCTTCTAGATATAGTTACTTATGCTGAGAATGCAAAAATATTCTTGTGTGGTAATAAATCAGATCTTGAAGGTCAAACACCTCAGGTTACCGAAGCTGATATGGAGACCTTTTG tgaacAGTGTCACAATCTCATCAGTGCTACTTACAAGACTTCATGTAAAACAGGTGAAGGAGTTGATGAAATGTTTGCAGATATTGCGCAACATTTAGTTTTATCGAATAGATCTCGGATGGAACTACAAACTGTAGATAaggattcatttaaaatatctccACCTGATGATTTCACCGAACCGTCTTGTCTTTGCTAG